The Benincasa hispida cultivar B227 chromosome 9, ASM972705v1, whole genome shotgun sequence genome has a segment encoding these proteins:
- the LOC120085973 gene encoding peptidyl-prolyl cis-trans isomerase CYP21-4-like, translated as MARIKPQTLLQQSKKKKGPSRISLTTILACSLIVALFVFFLHTTYRHWSHRSKLQSKNGFSGSETEVSLLETKKSDLPGYAVFSTSKGTIVVELYKDSAPEVVDEFIDLCQKNRFSGMLFHHVVKHYSIQVGNSQDLGVAEDWILGGKHHSQPDASLKHDAFLVGTPRGKPKDKGFEIFITTAPIPDLNEKLIIFGQVIKGEHVVQEIEEVDTDEHYRPKSTIKINNITLRMKI; from the exons ATGGCAAGGATCAAGCCGCAAACTTTGCTTCAACAAAGCAAAAAGAAGAAAGGGCCTTCGCGGATTAGTCTTACAACAATTCTCGCATGCAGCTTGATTGTTGCTTTGTTTGTGTTTTTCCTGCATACCACATACAGACATTGGTCTCATAG GTCAAAATTACAATCAAAGAATGGGTTTTCAGGTTCTGAG ACCGAAGTCTCTCTGTTGGAAACAAAAAAATCAGATCTACCTGGATATGCT GTTTTCAGTACTTCAAAGGGCACAATAGTTGTGGAACTTTACAAAGATAGTGCCCCTGAAGTCGTTGATGagtttattgatttatg TCAAAAGAATCGATTTAGTGGAATGCTGTTTCACCATGTGGTAAAACACTATTCTATTCAAGTGGGCAATAGCCAAGATCTTGGGGTCGCAGAAGATTGGATTCTGGGAGGAAAGCATCATAGTCAGCCTGATGCAAG TTTAAAACATGACGCCTTTTTAGTCGGGACCCCAAGGGGGAAACCTAAGGACAAAGGATTTGAGATTTTCATTACAACTGCACCAATTCCAGATCTCAACGAGAAGCTGATCATCTTCGGGCAAGTAATCAAGGGAGAACACGTTGTACAG GAGATTGAAGAGGTGGACACGGACGAGCATTATCGACCCAAATCTACAATCAAAATAAACAACATAACCCTGAGAATGAAAATATGA
- the LOC120087127 gene encoding uncharacterized protein LOC120087127, which translates to MIPLLLALLLLSGFAPIRPVKSHQESGEWSCESDSEIGIVAEFRPGIITLDGHADDWKDIDGFEFSLLPALDPDEDKEYSGGKMTVKALHDGKDVFFLLQVDGEYRYSKGVSSKCPSVALIFQIGESATYHNMGGCKEGKDTCTNKTCKGYEVDLMHFSIGNAIPGRLYGGNSADIGNGGDRFGHLVDVYAWNPHCRYLDGIGPSGNDSSAKNDWKGAWWHSSFSQHSGFVEEDSPYSSDNQTGTYYFEFSRPLRTSDRLQQDAQFVIGGSSKMSAAFWYPVDGKPWHGSGHYSIHCDWTSLDFYSSSSKLTTSSFGSGSGSTTSIFALLISVISLCLSIVVVYRLCRPQNVAVEYRVLRPQNVALTSMDNNL; encoded by the exons ATGATTCCTCTTCTTCTTGCTCTATTGCTTCTCTCTGGTTTCGCGCCGATCAGGCCGGTCAAATCCCACCAAGAATCCGGCGAGTGGAGCTGCGAATCGGACTCCGAGATCGGAATTGTCGCCGAATTTCGCCCTGGTATCATTACCCTCGACGGACACGCTGATGATTGGAAGGATATTGATGGATTCGAGTTTTCTCTATTACCAGCTCTCGACCCCGATGAAGACAAAGAATATAGTGGTGGCAAGATGACCGTTAAG GCTTTACATGATGGGAAGGACGTGTTCTTCTTGCTCCAGGTTGATGGGGAATATAGATACTCAAAAGG tgTTAGTTCCAAATGCCCATCAGTTGCTCTCATATTCCAGATTGGTGAGAGTGCCACCTATCACAAT ATGGGTGGCTGTAAGGAAGGAAAAGATACTTGCACGAACAAAACTTGCAAGGGATATGAAGTTGACCTCATGCATTTTTCCATTGGGAATGCTATTCCAGGACGGTTGTATGGTGGCAACAGTGCAGACATTGGAAATGGAGGTGACAG ATTTGGACATCTGGTGGATGTGTATGCCTGGAATCCTCATTGTAGATACTTAGATGGAATTGGTCCATCAG GAAATGATTCGAGTGCAAAGAATGACTGGAAAGGCGCATGGTGGCACAGCAGCTTTTCTCAACATTCAG GTTTCGTGGAAGAAGATAGTCCATATTCATCAGATAACCAAACGGGTACTTATTATTTCGAATTCTCTAGGCCTTTAAGAACCTCGGATCGTCTTCAACAG GATGCTCAGTTTGTCATTGGTGGATCAAGTAAGATGTCAGCTGCATTTTGGTATCCTGTGGATGGGAAGCCATGGCATGGCTCTGGACACTACTCCATTCACTGTGATTGGACATCTTTAGATTTCTATTCCAGTAGTTCAAAACTGACCACATCATCATTTGGGAGTGGCTCAGGGAGCACTACAAGTATTTTTGCCCTTTTGATCTCAGTAATTTCTTTGTGCCTCTCTATTGTTGTTGTGTACAGACTTTGCAGACCTCAGAATGTGGCTGTTGAGTACAGAGTTCTCAGACCTCAGAATGTGGCTCTTACATCCATGGACAACAACCTCTAG